A window of Bombina bombina isolate aBomBom1 chromosome 5, aBomBom1.pri, whole genome shotgun sequence genomic DNA:
cctaaaggatcttcagccagcagacccgcggggcggggccccccaggtcacgacctgaggacatcacccccgcccattagcccgactgtcacctctacagactccgccctcaattgttgatggctacgacctcccgccattaggagatacgtggatgttatgatgcgcttcagcctctaaggcactggtatggccaAGCCCTGCAGCAAGGCTCGcccaggaagcaaataaattacggctaaggtcttaccaagactaggtcaactaaccccatccctgcctttcgcatctaaaggaccagcaacccgtccgggaagccatctgcctgaatgacgcctaaaaactgttgcaatagcaattacttaattaaccattcaacaatagggttgggagggagggaaactttctccttgcaaaatcccaggtggaagaggccagattgttccagaacttcgtttatattaggtgagcctaagacctcccctcactttgcaacattgttgctgctacactacactgggattttccactagcctgtcagctcatcccttaactccattacaggagactctgctacctttcattcccctaagggctgatgctgtatctggtagttccaaccccttcaaaacaacttaacataactacttaacttataaataaagacacgacacagatagctgggatttaaagaccataacgatggtcacatttattaacttgacttcaacggaagtcattcaaatatttaacttgtggcggcattcgaggcctagtaaactattagctccatatgacaagaggtcgcagccagatgtcgtggaatagcaaatgccaagggtgggcacaaatgtggccccaccccattccgtctagtaggcgcggacgtcctaaaggatcttcagccagcagacccgcggggcggggccccccaggtcacgacctgaggacatcacccccgcccattagcccgactgtcacctctacagactccgccctcaattgttgatggctacgacctcccgccacaagagacaggcactcccacataaaccgggctcttgccgccacccgctaaatattactaaccagagccgttttgaggtccaccaggaagatcgccagcccttcgtcggacaggtgcaccccgtccgggcgatacagcccttttttgtccgctgagatcagttcatggcggaccacaaaaccccctacctctattactgctctacccagctccctgttaacttttttcctaaccctatatgctatcctcggtgtggggaaatatctccaacgcagccgggggattatgttggaccaggccagcctaacccccggaaacgtggtacagatccacttgacatccgacctcatcgcattgatgagatCTAGAGCAggtgcactccctatatcatttccccccatgtgaaggaggatgatgtggggctgtccccatcgatgtctggcattctggaggagggcaggcaaaccatcccactgtaagcctctacggcccaaccaccgtattgatgcctgagacgtcggaatccccaactgctgcccctcaggaagagaatgggccttcagtgccgcccagtgcacgtaggagtgccctattatccagatacgagaaggacctgtagccacacctgaaaaacggattacatagtcaatcacctTAGACTAAAACTAAACAACACAACCAAACAAATGTAAAACGCCAGTTTCCTTCCTCCTACACCGAATACCCCCTAGGCTTCAGCTGGAGGGCGCAcgtaagacttgtaacattgggacctccatcgGCCCAACTTCTGTATGCGATCTCCTTTCCAACCTAGCGCGGCCgcgctggtggcagcccctattcggaaggaatggggggtgattctacacttccccaaacctgctgcaagcgCTACCTTTCTGAGCACCGCTGCGAACTGGTACCGGGAGAGATTCGAACCGTCGGAATGCACTAAGAACTGGGCGGGGGCCCGTGGTCGCTGCGCCATGTAGGCCCTTGTACTCACAACCGGGCAGACGCCTGATGCCGAGGGagtcagagtgatccacacccctttcccctcctggtcagtcttcgagtgcgggataaacaataacaaattatcgcccgccagtttgacatgagccaactgcatacccgtgttaattgcatcctttgaggttgcgaccagctcgcccggcctgagggccgcaaagaacgccaaggagaatacgcactgaaacagttctctttcgccgggttcgacgcaaatgccctcgattgcgtccaccagcctggctagcctacaaaatgtgacaggttcgcgcgcatctttcgctctaccctcgagccttccccagcccttaatcacttgcttcaccaggaaacctttcgtgatattgggccactctagcatattgcaaaagaaggagattgcggctattctattggatatagcgcccttcgaagtcccttgcccatgtttctctgccagccactccaagaacagatccctcgagaccCTTTCCGGCGCTGCGCCTTGTGCGTAacagtaacttacccactcgccccagtgctgtgaataagctctccacgtgttctgcgccagggatgccctcactaggtgccttatggacc
This region includes:
- the LOC128660869 gene encoding uncharacterized protein LOC128660869 yields the protein MNDERARGVPDRAGGSTSTPIGGGSQGGHTAGLDTPLSFVSPPQDMVPTPQRTEGPGTTGIGLSVQPAGGSVAAAPGTSTPSTSAVGVATGPSRIWIIGHSYVHWAALKAHSLPEGQQLGIPTSQASIRWLGRRGLQWDGLPALLQNARHRWGQPHIILLHMGGNDIGSAPALDLINAMRSDVKWICTTFPGVRLAWSNIIPRLRWRYFPTPRIAYRVRKKVNRELGRAVIEVGGFVVRHELISADKKGLYRPDGVHLSDEGLAIFLVDLKTALVSNI